The following coding sequences lie in one Apium graveolens cultivar Ventura chromosome 1, ASM990537v1, whole genome shotgun sequence genomic window:
- the LOC141708275 gene encoding uncharacterized protein LOC141708275, with amino-acid sequence MASSSTSSRLSYSDLQNPLFLHPSDSPLSISVSKLQGAVDYRAWKRLFEIQVSAKRKLGFVDGSVTRSTIDTNEAAQWDTVNSMVISWIHNNVSDTIKSSILFISTASEIWSQLAKRFSLTNGSHKYKLSRDLFNLNQNCAKVHEYFTSLSSLWEELESMNGLPTVDIMTPDVTKLLMAIQTMKEEAKLFQFLNGLDDLYGAQRSQLLMMSPLPSVEMACAAVQQEESQREVLNQSIVSETDVSAMYNKGSTEKVMICVACGLKGHTRERCWTVAGYPKWHHKYRKPGQKFVSNNAGVTKMANNAQGTVNSSEEVTMTAHQLEQLLKLLPKDSYKHNNSDEELEYVFSGMVNAQKGKAKEVTVTKQGEWIVDSGASDHMTCSLDNLVNVKVAPSTFTIKLPTGATASISHIGDVILPNGLKLLDILYVPLFTHNLLSIHKLAKDA; translated from the coding sequence ATGGCGTCTAGCAGTACTAGTAGTAGGCTCTCCTACTCAGATTTGCAAAATCCCTTGTTCTTGCACCCCTCTGATAGCCCACTATCGATTAGTGTGTCAAAACTTCAGGGAGCTGTTGATTATAGAGCATGGAAAAGACTGTTCGAGATTCAAGTCTCAGCAAAAAGGAAGCTTGGTTTTGTGGACGGTTCAGTCACTCGCAGCACTATAGACACGAATGAGGCAGCTCAATGGGACACTGTTAACAGTATGGTAATCTCCTGGATCCATAATAACGTGTCTGATACTATTAAATCCTCTATTTTATTTATCAGTACTGCTAGTGAAATCTGGTCTCAACTTGCCAAACGATTTTCCTTAACAAATGGTTCTCACAAATACAAGCTTAGTCGAGATCTCTTTAATTTAAACCAAAATTGTGCCAAAGTTCATGAGTATTTCACAAGTTTGAGCTCTCTCTGGGAAGAGCTTGAGTCCATGAATGGGTTACCAACAGTTGATATCATGACACCAGATGTTACTAAGTTACTAATGGCCATACAAACCATGAAAGAGGAAGCCAAGTTATTCCAATTTCTTAACGGTCTTGATGATTTGTACGGTGCTCAAAGGAGTCAGCTGCTTATGATGTCACCTTTGCCTTCTGTTGAAATGGCATGTGCTGCTGTGCAGCAAGAGGAGTCACAAAGGGAAGTCTTAAATCAGTCCATTGTGAGCGAAACTGATGTGTCTGCTATGTACAACAAGGGGAGCACTGAAAAGGTGATGATTTGTGTGGCATGTGGTCTAAAAGGTCATACTAGAGAGCGATGCTGGACTGTGGCGGGGTACCCCAAGTGGCATCACAAGTATCGAAAACCAGGGCAAAAGTTTGTCTCAAACAATGCAGGTGTTACCAAGATGGCTAACAATGCACAAGGCACTGTGAACAGTTCTGAGGAAGTGACAATGACTGCTCACCAACTTGAGCAGCTATTGAAATTGTTGCCCAAAGATAGCTATAAACATAATAACTCTGATGAGGAGCTCGAGTATGTTTTTTCAGGAATGGTGAATGCACAGAAAGGCAAAGCAAAGGAGGTGACAGTGACAAAACAAGGGGAATGGATTGTTGACTCAGGTGCATCAGACCATATGACATGTTCACTGGATAATTTAGTCAACGTGAAGGTAGCACCCTCTACTTTCACTATAAAATTACCCACTGGAGCTACAGCCTCTATAAGTCACATTGGGGATGTCATTCTT
- the LOC141708338 gene encoding NDR1/HIN1-like protein 1 — MAAEECAVHHQKEKNEKRYQTIYCFIIGIFFTAGLIVFITWLVLNPKNPRFMIQDATFYNFSVTSSPDLFTCVFQVTIISYNPNDRLGIYYENLKASAHYRDQIISLPTSIPPTYQGHHDSNIWSPFIEGISTPISPYNVYALNQDQASGAIPMTIKINGDLMWKALSRKFSNKGLHVTCRALIPYGTEIRDSLAAGTRTSIKYPLSVNCRVDV, encoded by the coding sequence ATGGCAGCTGAAGAGTGCGCCGTCCACCACCAAAAGGAAAAAAACGAGAAACGATATCAAACTATTTACTGCTTCATAATTGGCATCTTCTTCACTGCCGGCCTCATAGTTTTTATCACATGGCTTGTCCTAAACCCGAAAAATCCCCGTTTCATGATCCAAGACGCTACCTTCTACAATTTCAGTGTCACCTCCTCTCCGGACCTCTTCACTTGTGTTTTCCAAGTCACTATCATCTCCTATAATCCTAATGACAGATTAGGTATATACTACGAAAATTTAAAGGCTTCTGCTCACTACCGTGACCAAATAATATCACTGCCTACTTCTATACCGCCTACTTATCAAGGCCACCACGATTCAAACATATGGTCACCGTTTATAGAAGGAATTAGCACGCCAATATCTCCGTATAACGTATATGCACTGAACCAGGACCAGGCTAGTGGAGCCATTCCAATGACGATCAAAATCAATGGAGACCTTATGTGGAAAGCGCTCTCCAGAAAATTCAGTAATAAAGGTTTGCATGTTACTTGTCGGGCTCTTATTCCTTATGGAACTGAAATCCGAGATAGTTTGGCTGctggaacacgaacttcaatcAAGTACCCGCTCTCAGTCAATTGCAGGGTCGATGTTTAG